AACCCAGGGGTCAAGCCTTCTGAGAGGGAAACAGCAGCATAAAGGGTGCTGGTTCTGGTCTCAAGGCAGTTCCCcgggaatgagagaagataagaTGTGGCCTGAACTCAGGGTTCTGGTAAGTGTAGGGCTGGCCCAGGCAGCAGACAAGTATGGGAAGCCCAGACAGCCAATCAAAAGCCCAGCAACTCAAGGCAAGTTAAGCAGTTGGATTCAAGTCCCAGCTATGAGTCTAGCTTTGTGACCATGGGCTAGTCACTAAACCTCTTAGAACCTCAGTTCATTTGTTCATAAAATGAGGACAAGAACCTCCATCTTAGGAAACTGTGAGAGAATTAAATAATGTAGCAACACACTCAGCAAAGTGTCTGGCTCTAAGAAGACTCCTAATAGTTTAGGGCAGTTATTGATATAACTCACCCAACACTATGAAGTAAGTAACTAATATTacttccatttttcagatgagacaATTGAGGTACTATGGCATGAAGTAAATGGCACAAGTTACAGCTAGGAAGTGAGTGAGACAAGATTGGAAGCCTGGCAGTTTGGCTTCAGAGATGGGACACTTAACCACAAAGCTACATtgtttctctgggcctcagtttccttctctgtaaaaaaggaatatatataacAGAACTCTCATGGTGTTGACATGAAGTttgagttaatacatataaagagCTTAGGATACTGCCTTTTATTtagcaagtgctcagtaaatatgaactatcatttttattaaagagaaaCTTCACCAGTCAGACTGTCCAGAGATGTCTGGAAAGGAGGTAGTGACTGCCTCCTCCAGAGATAGCGAAGGATCCTCTGGAAACTCTAGGGGGTTTCAAGCCCAGGGAAGGTTAAGCCTCATGCCCTTTAACTCACCTTCCAGCCCCAGCATTTAGTGGGAAAAGTGCAGGGGaggaaacataaaacaaaacaaaacaagctgaGGTTGGAACAGAGTTGTGTGGGATTGGGTCCCAAAACCATAGAGGAGATGCAGGAAGAGCTTCCTGGGGAAAGTGGGGCTCAAAGGAAGGATTGGTGGGATTTGTAATAGACAGGAAGGACCTAAGGGTTTGCATGATGTGATGGAAGTCATGGAAAGTTATTGAGCAGGGGATACATGAAACTTTACGAAGAAGATTCTGGCTGCCTGTATACATAGCATGTATGTGTCTAGGGGCAGAAGACTGATGCTGGGCCACTAGGTAGAAGAGTGCTGATGCAGCAGCCCTTGCCACTTACCCCAAGGGCTCCTGTGGGTCATAATTTTGAAGCTACCCACCCCTGAGGTATACAGCTGAGGAAAGAGGTCTAGAAAGGAGCACTAGATTCAGGCCTTCTGCCTCCCAGCCTAGCTTCTGGACACACctggctccctcccctgcctATAGCTGCATCCTTCCCCCTCACCCTGGCCGCCCCCAGCAGCTGGTGCTGAGCATTCCCTAAGTGGATCTGCCCATAATCCTCTTCTTTTCATCCCCTAGGGAGGATGAGCTGGTGTTAAGACTAATGCATCCATTAATCCTATTTCCTCCCAGCCATGATCCCCAGGAGCagctgggtggggggtgtctgggcactgaatgagaaagaagaggctTTAGCTAGAGCAAGTGCCCCAGGAGACCAGGCTAAATCAGATATATTGATTATGACTGAGACACTTCTAACTTCTAGAAATGGCTCAGGCTGCCTTGAGAGTAATGAGCTCCCCATTACCAGAGCTATGGGAGCAGGAGCCCAACAGCGATGCCAGAGCAGAGGGTGGACCAGGATTCCTGTCTGGGGTGGAGTCCCTTACAGCTGTGCAAGGCCAGAATTCAGTGGGAACAGTTGCTGCCTCTGACTAACCAGAGGGGAAAGACAAAATACATCCGCTGGGGACCTATCACTTCAGACAGACAGTGCCAGTCGCCAGTTAGCCCACTAGCTCTGCCTTCTTCTGGACCTACCTCTGTCTTCCCTGGGCACTTGAGAGCCTTCAGGCCAGACCCGCATCTGGGTAGCCTCTGTGTCTGCAGCCTGTATAGGACCCTGTGCCCTGGCACAGGCCTtagaccctgagctgaaggaggaaGATGGTGAGATGGATGGAATCTGGGCTGTCCGGGAATGCGACGGGGTTTAGAGCCCCTCTGAGGTTACCTGGTCCAACTTCTTTCATCAATGAACAGACCAGGGAGGAAATCCGGTGCAGAGTGTACAAGCCAGGAATGTTTAGAAGGAGGGATATGGCCATCCCTGGCAGGAAATGCAGATAAGACAGAATTTTCCCCCTTTGAGGCCTTAGCAAATTGCAGAGAGATGTGGCTTGTGTCTCACTTTGCTTCTTTCCTAGAGAAGCTCCGCCCATTGAAGCCATGGAGGTGGAGTCTGCGGAGGCCCCGTCCTCTGCCCCTGGCTACAAGCGCTCCGGCCGCCGCTACAAGTGCCTGTCCTGTACTAAGACTTTTCCAAATGCGCCCAGGGCAGCGCGACATGCTGCCACACATGGTCCTGCAGACTGCGCGGAGGAGGTGGCGGATGCGATGCTGAAGCCAGAGACAGAACCCAAAGCAGAGGATGCGGGCGGGGACAAGGTGTCAGGTGCATCGGCTAAGCCTCGGCCCTATGCATGCCCGCTGTGCCCCAAGGCCTACAAAACGGCACCCGAGCTGCGCAGTCACGGTCGCAGCCACACTGGCGAAAAGCCCTTCCCTTGCCCTGAGTGCGGCCGCCGCTTCATGCAGCCCGTGTGCCTGCGCGTGCACCTAGCCTCACACGCTGGTGAGCTGCCTTTCCGCTGCGCTCACTGCCCCAAGGCCTACGGCGCGCTCTCCAAGCTCAAGATTCACCAGCGCGGTCACACTGGTGAGCGGCCCTACGCTTGTGCCGACTGCGGCAAGAGCTTCGCCGACCCTTCGGTGTTCCGCAAACACCGGCGCACGCACGCAGGCCTGCGGCCCTACAGCTGTGAGCGCTGTGGCAAGGCCTACGCCGAGCTCAAGGACCTACGCAACCACGAGCGGTGAGAACACCTGAACTGGGGTGACCGGGCCCTGGTgactgggggggcggggagagctgGCCAGTGGGGCGGAGGTGGGGCAAGGCTGCCCTGTGACCAATAGGGCCTGGGGCGGAGCCTCAGTCTCAGCCAatgggaaggtgggtggggcGGGGCAGACTGCGTCgggagggggctgctgggacCTAACTGGCCTGGGTCCCTGGACAGCTggagagggggcagggctggaagTTGTGCAGCTCAGAGGATCGCTGGTGGAGGCCAGTAGGTGGGAGTGGAGCCTGGCTGTGGTGTGCAGAGCGGGGTCTTCTCTGGGACCTAGGCACCTATCCTGAAGGTTTCCTACTCTGGGGTGCAGCCTCGTGGTCCCCAGGGATGTCAGGAGCCCCTGTCGTACTGTGCAGACAGGCAGCAGGGGTCAGGTGATAGGCCTGCCACCTTCACGTCCCGTCCTCCGTGCTCCGCAGGTCCCACACGGGTGAGCGCCCCTTCCTCTGCTCGGAGTGTGGGAAGAGCTTCTCCCGCTCATCCTCGCTCACGTGCCACCAGCGCATCCATGCGGCACAGAAGCCCTATCGCTGCCCAGCCTGTGGCAAGGGCTTCACGCAGCTCAGCTCCTACCAGAGCCATGAGCGCACCCACTCCGGCGAGAAGCCTTTCCTGTGCCCACGTTGCGGCCGCATGTTCTCCGACCCCTCGAGCTTCCGGCGCCACCAGCGGGCACACGAGGGCGTGAAGCCATACCGCTGCGAGAAGTGCGGCAAAGACTTCCGGCAGCCTGCAGACCTGGCCATGCACCGGCGGGTGCACACGGGTGACCGGCCGTTCAAGTGCCTGCAGTGTGACAAGACGTTTGTGGCGTCTTGGGACCTCAAGCGCCATGCTTTGGTGCACTCAGGCCAGCGGCCCTTCCGCTGTGAGGAGTGCGGGCGAGCCTTTGCCGAGCGAGCCAGCCTCACCAAGCACAGCCGGGTGCACTCAGGTGAGCGCCCCTTCCACTGTAATGCCTGTGGAAAGTCCTTCGTGGTATCTTCAAGCCTGAGGAAGCACGAGCGGACCCATCGAAGTAGTGAGGCTGCAGGGGCTCCCCCGCAACAGGAGCTGGTAGTGGGGCTGGCACTGCCAGTCAGCGTGGCGGGCGAGGGCTCTGCAGCCCCGGGGGCAGGTGCAGGCCTAGGGGACCCTCCggcagggctgctggggctgccccctGAATCAGGTGGTGTGATGGCCACCCAGTGGCAAGTGGTGGGCATGACGGTGGAACACGTGGAGTGCCAAGATGCTGGGGTTGGGGAGGCTCCTGGTCCCTTGGGAGGGGCAGGCGAGGTGGGGGGCGAGGAGGTGGATGAGAAGCCACCGCAGTTTGTGTGCCGGGAGTGCAAGGAGACATTCTCCACTCTGACTTTGCTGCGACGGCATGAGCGCTCACACCCAGAGCTCCGGCCCTTTCCCTGCACCCAGTGCGGCAAGAGCTTCTCTGACCGGGCAGGGCTGCGCAAACACAGCCGCACCCATAGCTCTGTGCGCCCCTAcacctgcccccactgccccaaGGCCTTCTTGAGTGCCAGCGACCTGCGCAAGCACGAGCGCACCCACCCTGTGTCCATCGGGACCCCCACGCCCCTCGAGCCCCTTGTGGCTTTGCTAGGAATGCCTGAAGAGGGACCAGCTTGAGGCCCATGTCCCCTATACCTCACTCCCAGAAGCCCAGACCTCCTAGGAGGCCTCCTGAACCTCTCTTCCCTAGCTCACTCTTTAGACTCCAGATCCTTGCCCCCCTCCCAGGCCGCTAGCTCTTCCTTGCCAACAAAGAGCTGGGGACAATGGAGGTGGGCAGCAGCTGTTGAGAGACACTTGTCACTCTGAGTAACACTCATTAAAGCATTTACTTTGACACTGAGTTGTCTTCTGTGTTTCAGTTGGGGGAAAGGGAGTGGGATTTTGGGCATCAGATAAGGTTCAGTGAGACTGCTGGATTGACAGATTAGAAACTAGAGGGTCTTTGGCTGCAATGTTTCCCAacatatattttcagaatatCTTGACAAAAGGTCCCCTGGTCAGGGAAGTGCAGGAAATTCCCTGTGCCCTTCTTGGGGATTATTGATGATCAAAAGTGTATTAAAGTCACTGATAAGtccaaaaatgaacaaatctaCTTATCTTTGTTTAGTCCATTGTTACTTCATCATGGAAACCTTTTACTGAGTATTTCTGTCCTTTTACAGATAATACACTGAGGTCCAAAATCAGTACATTTCCTATATACTGCAATAATCTACTTGTGGGATAAAAGGGTTCCATTCATAGTGACAACAAAACCCATAAATGGTGAAGGAATAAACCTTATAAGAAATATGCAAAACACATATGAAGAAATGTATATcactaagtctttttttttttttttttttaagattttatttatttattcatgagagacacagagagaggcagagacacaggcagagggagaagcaggctccattcaggaagcctgatgtgggactcaatccagagtctccaggatcatgcctttggctgatggtggcgctaaaccactgagccacctggactgcccctaTCACTAAGTCCCTAACTGAATGGAGACATACCATGTACCTGAATGGAAAGACATTATCAAAAAAATGTTGattcttggggtccctgggtggctcagtcagtagtgtctgcctttgacttgggtcatgatcccagggtcctgggatcaggccctacatcaggctccccactcagcggtgagcctgcttctgcctctctctctgcctgcagctcaccccacttgtgctctctcactttctgtcaaataaatgggtagaatctttttttaaaaaaaggcagcccaggtagctccctgcatggagcctgcttctccctctgcctgtgtctctgcctctctctctctctctctctctctctctctgggcctctcattaataaataaataaaatcattttttaaaaaaaggaattttaatccTTAAACTCAGTATCATccaaaaagggtttttttttgtttttttaaagattttttaaatattttatttttaaagatttgattcatttattcataaaagacacagagaggcagagacacaggcagagggaggagaagcaggctccatggaaggagcctgatgtgggacccgatcccgggaatctgggatcacgctctAAGCCAAAGGGAGCCgcccaacggctgagccaccgaggtgtccttttttttttctttcttttttttaattttagagagcatgcatgagtggggagggggtaagaggggcagagagagaggagagaatctccagcagactctgcactgagcatggagctcaatcccacagccctgagattgtgagctgagcctaaatcaagagtcgaaggcttaacggactaagccacccaggcactcccaaaaaagtattttaacacAACTTGAACACCCAAAATTCCtatgtaatacatttttaagaacaaatggGGGTGATGTATTTGACATACTAGATAAACACCAACACACTGAAGTTAAAACAGGTTATTATTGGCACAAGAATAAATTAGCCAATGAAGTGGGGGGAAAGATATAGAAACAGCCTTATTTTGGGGAGTTTATGATAAATATTATTCAAATCAGTAGGGGAAAGTAGGCTGTTAAATTACAATCATATCCATTTTCTGGACTGCTACataactatttaaagaaaaagaagccccATGTttagtgtaaattggtacaaccgtTTGGGAAAATGATTTGATCatgtattaaaaagttaaatgcaaaaaaaaaaaaaaaagttaaatgcaggggatccctgggtggctcagcagtttagcacctgccttcggtccagggcgtcatcctggggtcctgagatcgagtcttgcattgggctccctgcatggagcctgcttctctctctgcctgtgtctctgcctctctctctttctctctctctgtgtctctcatgaataaataaaatctttaaaaaaaaaaagttaaatgcatATACCCTTTGACTCGGCAAGCACTCGTCAAAGAATTTACACCAGAGTTCTTTTTCCACTTCCATGGCAAAATTGAAGAGAACATTGTTCAGCGCAGCAAAATTTGTGATAACCAGGAATACCCTAAGTGTCCATTAGCAAAGGACTAATGAAGGCTAGCCACTCTAAAATATATTAtgcagctgtttaaaaaaaaaagagagagacttatTAACCAATGTTGTTGAAAGATACCCCAAAAATATGTCAAGTGAGAAAAATAAGGTGGTTAGTATTCTCCCATCTGGGCCAAATTACACATTAGTACTCAAATTCCTATAGAGTATCTTTAGAAGAACACTCAAGAACTGATTTTGGATTATAAAGCTCAGCCACAAGGTCCTTCCCAATTTGTAAGCCAAAATGAAGCCAAAGGTTAGAGTGAAGCAGATCCTCCTTTCCATGCTCTTATCAGCGCTAGACCAAAGTGGCAGCCTCAGGAAGTGACCAGTGCACAGCCCATCTCCAGGCCCACATGCCAGTTGTAGGGGACTTTGCAGCTGGCAGAGTCAGGACTGTTAACACCAGGTGGTTTTCAGGAGCAGAGGTATCAAGGATCTCCCTGATGTCAGGGACTTCACTCAGGGTTGTCACGCCCAGTACTCAGACGGTAGCTTTAGAAAGCATTCTTATTCTTGTTCCCCATGGCAGGACAGAGGGCCCACATGGCAAGAGCAGGGACTAGGGTGTCATGGCTGCATGAAGAGACACCAGTTTGTCCAAGGACACTCACTCCCCAAAGCAGGATAAGCACTGACCCCAGGCCTTCTACCTGTCCAGGTTGGACCCAAAGGCTGACAAGAGTCCAGGACAGAAACAGACTGGACTGGGGTATTGGAAACGGGGATTTTGCTAATTAGCAAActtgctttgtgaccttgagcagggtGATTTATGTTGGGAATGATTaggcaccttttaaaaaattggaatggAGATACCATATACCCTGATCAACATATACCCATGAGTATCTACAAAGAAGCATGAACCGGGTCCTATGAAATGTTTAGAAGGGGTCCAcagcctctgcttccttcctgggACCAGACAGCGCACCCATCCCTTGGTCCTTCTCTGATACCCCAGACATCCCATACCCCAGCCCCAGTTCCTGCTTTCTAAGGACtcaatctgacttttaaaaaaaattattttagcagctttattaagatataattaacatgccatacaattaactcatttaaattatccaactcagtggtttttagtatattcatgggATTATGCAACCATcgcaatctaattttagaattagATCCATCGCTTGAAAGAAACTCCATATCCATTAGCTGTCACTACCTATCACCAACCTCCCCCCCGCAACTCCTTTCCCTTAGCCCTAgtcaatcactaatctactttttctctctctagagTTGCCTCTTGTGGACATTTCAtgcaaacaaaatcaaacaatatgtggtctttgtaACCggcctctttcacttagcacgATGTTCTCAAGGTTTAGCCATGCTGTAGCATATATCAATACTCCATTCCTCTTCATTGTCAAATAATAGTCCATTGCATGAAGatacattttttcaaatttattttgggggggggggcaaaagaagggggagagagattttttaaaacgattttttgtttattcatgagagacagagacataggcagagggagaagcaggctccctgaggggagccggatgtaggacttgaccccaggatcctgggatcaccacctgagccaaaggcagatgttcaactagtgagccatccaggtcacagagagagaatcttaagtaggctccacactcagcacctAAGTCTAACAagaggctcgatctcaccaccctgagatcatgacctgagctaaaatcaacagttggctgcttaaccaactttTACTTTCCGATGCCCTTTGAAGCACAAACGTTTTTAATTCTGAGatcttatttacctattttttcttttgttgcttctgCTTTGTGAGCCATATGTAAGAAACCATTTCTTAActcaagatcatgaagatttatgCCTATCTTTTTATCTAAGAGTGTTAGAAACATTTATAAAGTTTACAATCTAGTTATAAAGTTACAAgcttaaaaaatttatagaagttttggggcacctgggtgtctgagtcagttaagcagccaactcttgattttggctcaagtcgtgatctcagagccctgggatggagctccaggagtcagcttgaggattctctccttctccacctccccctccccccgccccctgtgcacacatgctctctctctaaaaataatcttttaaaaaaattataaaatattttgtaaactaTAAATGTTTTATAGCTAAAAGCTCTTATGTTTGGGTCTTTGATCCATGTTGAGGTAATGTTTGTATGTGTTTGAGAGGagtctgatttcattcttttgttcatggatatccaattgtcccagcactaTTAGttaaaaagactgttctttctccattgagtGGTCTTGATACCCTTGTTGAAGATAAAGTAACTGCACACATagtttatttctggaatctcaACTATATTCCatgaatctatctatctatcatctatctatctatctatctatctatctatctatctatctatctatctatctcaatcatctacctatctatatctttgctttctttatgCTAGGACCACACTACTTTGCTTATTGTAGCTTTGTTGTAAGTTTTATCAAGTGATTCCTCCAAATtattcttccatttcatttttttctggattcctGCGTTTCCATAAGGATTTGGGGATCTACTTGccaactttttcaaaaaagaaaaagaagccgggattttgatggggatttcattgaatctgtagatcagtttgAGGAGtgttgccatcttaacaatattaaatggGTCATTTAATGGGTCACAGGACCCATGaacttgagatttaaaaaatctatttcaattttaaatttcttttcacagGGTGTTTGTCATTTTCAGTATATAAATCTTactcattttgttaaatttatatctaACTATTTTATTCCCCCTGTTTCTATTATAAATGGCATTATTacttcatttttggattgtttcaTTGCTAGCAATGAGA
The genomic region above belongs to Vulpes lagopus strain Blue_001 chromosome 3, ASM1834538v1, whole genome shotgun sequence and contains:
- the ZNF668 gene encoding zinc finger protein 668 isoform X1, giving the protein MRKLRPRTPWHPYLYCLLSILEGTGEGGHLKDAKEFPHRRRPARLRRQERTAGGGAFREAPPIEAMEVESAEAPSSAPGYKRSGRRYKCLSCTKTFPNAPRAARHAATHGPADCAEEVADAMLKPETEPKAEDAGGDKVSGASAKPRPYACPLCPKAYKTAPELRSHGRSHTGEKPFPCPECGRRFMQPVCLRVHLASHAGELPFRCAHCPKAYGALSKLKIHQRGHTGERPYACADCGKSFADPSVFRKHRRTHAGLRPYSCERCGKAYAELKDLRNHERSHTGERPFLCSECGKSFSRSSSLTCHQRIHAAQKPYRCPACGKGFTQLSSYQSHERTHSGEKPFLCPRCGRMFSDPSSFRRHQRAHEGVKPYRCEKCGKDFRQPADLAMHRRVHTGDRPFKCLQCDKTFVASWDLKRHALVHSGQRPFRCEECGRAFAERASLTKHSRVHSGERPFHCNACGKSFVVSSSLRKHERTHRSSEAAGAPPQQELVVGLALPVSVAGEGSAAPGAGAGLGDPPAGLLGLPPESGGVMATQWQVVGMTVEHVECQDAGVGEAPGPLGGAGEVGGEEVDEKPPQFVCRECKETFSTLTLLRRHERSHPELRPFPCTQCGKSFSDRAGLRKHSRTHSSVRPYTCPHCPKAFLSASDLRKHERTHPVSIGTPTPLEPLVALLGMPEEGPA
- the ZNF668 gene encoding zinc finger protein 668 isoform X2, coding for MFLRHLRLLCSAPPIEAMEVESAEAPSSAPGYKRSGRRYKCLSCTKTFPNAPRAARHAATHGPADCAEEVADAMLKPETEPKAEDAGGDKVSGASAKPRPYACPLCPKAYKTAPELRSHGRSHTGEKPFPCPECGRRFMQPVCLRVHLASHAGELPFRCAHCPKAYGALSKLKIHQRGHTGERPYACADCGKSFADPSVFRKHRRTHAGLRPYSCERCGKAYAELKDLRNHERSHTGERPFLCSECGKSFSRSSSLTCHQRIHAAQKPYRCPACGKGFTQLSSYQSHERTHSGEKPFLCPRCGRMFSDPSSFRRHQRAHEGVKPYRCEKCGKDFRQPADLAMHRRVHTGDRPFKCLQCDKTFVASWDLKRHALVHSGQRPFRCEECGRAFAERASLTKHSRVHSGERPFHCNACGKSFVVSSSLRKHERTHRSSEAAGAPPQQELVVGLALPVSVAGEGSAAPGAGAGLGDPPAGLLGLPPESGGVMATQWQVVGMTVEHVECQDAGVGEAPGPLGGAGEVGGEEVDEKPPQFVCRECKETFSTLTLLRRHERSHPELRPFPCTQCGKSFSDRAGLRKHSRTHSSVRPYTCPHCPKAFLSASDLRKHERTHPVSIGTPTPLEPLVALLGMPEEGPA
- the ZNF668 gene encoding zinc finger protein 668 isoform X3, whose protein sequence is MEVESAEAPSSAPGYKRSGRRYKCLSCTKTFPNAPRAARHAATHGPADCAEEVADAMLKPETEPKAEDAGGDKVSGASAKPRPYACPLCPKAYKTAPELRSHGRSHTGEKPFPCPECGRRFMQPVCLRVHLASHAGELPFRCAHCPKAYGALSKLKIHQRGHTGERPYACADCGKSFADPSVFRKHRRTHAGLRPYSCERCGKAYAELKDLRNHERSHTGERPFLCSECGKSFSRSSSLTCHQRIHAAQKPYRCPACGKGFTQLSSYQSHERTHSGEKPFLCPRCGRMFSDPSSFRRHQRAHEGVKPYRCEKCGKDFRQPADLAMHRRVHTGDRPFKCLQCDKTFVASWDLKRHALVHSGQRPFRCEECGRAFAERASLTKHSRVHSGERPFHCNACGKSFVVSSSLRKHERTHRSSEAAGAPPQQELVVGLALPVSVAGEGSAAPGAGAGLGDPPAGLLGLPPESGGVMATQWQVVGMTVEHVECQDAGVGEAPGPLGGAGEVGGEEVDEKPPQFVCRECKETFSTLTLLRRHERSHPELRPFPCTQCGKSFSDRAGLRKHSRTHSSVRPYTCPHCPKAFLSASDLRKHERTHPVSIGTPTPLEPLVALLGMPEEGPA